One region of Agrobacterium tumefaciens genomic DNA includes:
- a CDS encoding VOC family protein yields the protein MVKVKALFETHLTVSNLERSVEFYRNVVGLELAQRFPERNVAFFWTGERGHSMLGLWSIQSAPINMRLHIAFSVDFDQLLAAPDYLRRNGVTPLGFDGEKEIDEPVVFPWMPAASVYFKDPDGHSLEYIAFLGGEAKPQIPRVLNWSEWQTI from the coding sequence ATGGTGAAAGTAAAAGCATTGTTCGAGACGCATTTGACGGTTTCGAACCTGGAACGCTCGGTTGAGTTTTATCGTAATGTTGTCGGCCTGGAGCTGGCACAACGATTCCCTGAACGGAATGTGGCGTTCTTCTGGACCGGCGAACGTGGGCATTCGATGCTTGGCCTATGGTCCATCCAGTCCGCACCCATCAATATGAGACTGCACATCGCCTTCAGCGTCGATTTTGATCAGCTTCTCGCCGCACCGGACTATCTACGCCGGAACGGCGTAACGCCGCTCGGTTTTGACGGCGAAAAGGAGATCGACGAGCCCGTCGTCTTTCCATGGATGCCGGCAGCCAGCGTCTATTTCAAGGATCCCGACGGCCACTCGCTTGAATATATCGCGTTTCTTGGCGGCGAAGCAAAACCGCAGATTCCGCGCGTGTTGAACTGGAGCGAATGGCAGACTATTTGA
- a CDS encoding transglycosylase domain-containing protein — protein MQEEKDDKNGRKKRHILLRIDSFIDSGLWTAAARLVDFWEDVTIASRKLHVRGWKKLLVNLTCDALTFGTAGCVVLLALAMPAFEETKKDWRYRGDFAVTFLDRYGNTIGHRGIIHEDSVPIDQMPDHFIKAVLATEDRRFFDHFGIDFIGLARAMSENARAGGVVQGGSTLTQQLAKNLFLTNERSLERKIKEAFLALWLEANMSKKEILSLYLDRAYMGGGTFGAAAAAQFYFGKNLTDVTLAESAILAGLFKAPAKYAPHVNLPAARARANTVLSNLVQSGLMTEGQVIGARRNPATVIDRADVKAPDYFLDWAFDEVQRLAAQGRFKDHTVVVRTTIDTGLQQAAEQAMEMELREYGEGYRVKQGAMVMIENGGALRAMVGGRDYGESQFNRATAALRQPGSSFKVYTYSAAMEKGMKPETLISDAPVTWRGWSPQNYGRSYAGKVTLQVALAKSYNTVPVRLAKDVLGTQVIVDTAKAMGVATPLRSDKTIPLGTSELTVLDQATAYAVFPADGMQSRRHGIEQVLDYEGKVLYDFGRDEEPAKRVLSEEANSKMNQMLVTIPVMGTARRGALENGIVSGGKTGTSQAYRDAWYVGFTGNYTTAVWFGNDDFTPMNNMTGGALPAMTFKRLMDYAHQGMELRPIPGIQNPLPTGARPQPSAQVAAASATAAPAMPALTRPRSLSAEATRVIRSIAKKMKEAAPLTVTTQKVADASLRDGPGDAARR, from the coding sequence GTGCAGGAAGAAAAAGACGATAAAAACGGTCGCAAAAAGCGGCACATCCTGCTGAGAATCGATAGCTTTATCGACTCCGGCCTGTGGACGGCTGCGGCAAGGCTGGTGGATTTCTGGGAAGACGTCACCATTGCCTCGCGCAAACTGCATGTGCGCGGCTGGAAGAAGCTTCTCGTCAACCTGACATGCGACGCGCTGACCTTCGGAACGGCCGGCTGTGTCGTTCTTCTGGCGCTTGCCATGCCCGCCTTTGAGGAGACCAAGAAGGACTGGCGTTATCGCGGTGATTTTGCCGTGACCTTCCTTGACCGTTACGGCAACACCATCGGCCATCGCGGCATCATCCATGAGGATTCCGTCCCGATCGACCAGATGCCGGATCATTTCATCAAGGCGGTTCTGGCCACCGAAGACAGGCGTTTCTTCGACCATTTCGGCATCGATTTCATTGGCCTTGCACGCGCCATGAGCGAGAATGCCCGCGCCGGCGGCGTCGTGCAGGGCGGCTCGACGCTGACGCAGCAGCTTGCCAAGAACCTGTTCCTTACCAATGAGCGCTCGCTTGAGCGCAAGATCAAGGAAGCCTTCCTCGCCCTGTGGCTCGAGGCCAACATGTCGAAGAAGGAAATCCTCAGCCTTTATCTCGACCGCGCCTATATGGGCGGCGGCACGTTCGGGGCAGCAGCGGCGGCGCAATTTTACTTCGGCAAGAACCTGACCGATGTCACGCTTGCCGAATCCGCCATCCTCGCCGGCCTGTTCAAGGCGCCGGCCAAATACGCACCGCATGTCAACCTGCCCGCCGCACGTGCGCGCGCCAACACCGTGCTTTCCAACCTGGTGCAGAGCGGGCTGATGACCGAGGGTCAGGTGATCGGCGCGCGGCGCAATCCAGCCACCGTCATTGACCGCGCCGATGTGAAGGCCCCGGATTATTTCCTCGACTGGGCGTTTGACGAGGTACAGCGGCTGGCGGCGCAGGGCAGGTTCAAGGACCATACCGTCGTCGTGCGCACCACCATCGATACGGGGCTGCAACAGGCAGCCGAGCAGGCGATGGAAATGGAGCTGCGCGAGTATGGCGAGGGCTACCGCGTCAAGCAGGGCGCGATGGTGATGATCGAGAACGGCGGCGCGTTGCGCGCCATGGTCGGCGGGCGTGACTACGGCGAAAGCCAGTTCAACCGCGCGACGGCGGCGCTGCGCCAGCCGGGATCCTCCTTCAAGGTCTATACCTACTCGGCCGCCATGGAAAAGGGCATGAAGCCGGAGACGCTGATTTCCGACGCGCCCGTGACCTGGCGCGGCTGGTCTCCGCAGAATTATGGCCGCTCCTACGCCGGCAAGGTGACGTTGCAGGTGGCGCTTGCCAAATCCTACAACACCGTGCCGGTGCGTCTCGCCAAAGACGTGCTCGGCACGCAGGTGATCGTCGACACCGCCAAGGCGATGGGCGTCGCCACGCCACTGCGCAGCGACAAGACCATTCCGCTCGGCACATCGGAACTGACGGTTCTCGACCAGGCGACGGCCTATGCCGTGTTCCCGGCCGATGGCATGCAATCGCGCCGCCACGGCATCGAGCAGGTGCTGGATTACGAGGGCAAGGTTCTCTACGATTTCGGCCGTGACGAGGAACCCGCCAAGCGGGTGCTTTCCGAAGAGGCCAATTCGAAGATGAACCAGATGCTTGTCACCATTCCCGTGATGGGAACGGCCCGGCGCGGCGCGCTTGAAAACGGCATCGTTTCCGGCGGCAAGACCGGCACATCGCAGGCTTACCGCGACGCCTGGTATGTGGGCTTCACCGGCAATTACACCACGGCGGTCTGGTTCGGAAACGACGATTTCACGCCGATGAACAACATGACCGGCGGCGCGCTTCCCGCCATGACCTTCAAGCGGCTTATGGACTACGCCCATCAAGGCATGGAGCTGCGCCCCATTCCCGGCATCCAGAACCCGCTGCCGACAGGCGCGCGCCCGCAGCCTTCGGCCCAGGTCGCTGCCGCATCCGCCACCGCTGCACCTGCCATGCCGGCACTCACCCGCCCACGCTCGCTCTCAGCCGAAGCAACCCGCGTCATCCGTTCCATCGCCAAGAAGATGAAGGAAGCCGCGCCTTTGACCGTCACGACGCAAAAGGTTGCGGATGCGTCGTTGCGGGATGGCCCGGGGGATGCGGCCCGGCGGTGA
- a CDS encoding YcgN family cysteine cluster protein, producing the protein MNDAPFWKTKSLEEMSGQEWESLCDGCGLCCLNKLEDWDTGEVVFTSVRCQLLDGESCRCSDYENRRATVPDCIQLDLKKVHEIGWLPPTCAYALVRDGKDLYWWHYLVSGDVNTVHQAGISARGRTVNELDVEVDDFEDYVVDWPLTVGETAGEKENS; encoded by the coding sequence ATGAATGACGCGCCGTTCTGGAAAACCAAATCACTGGAAGAGATGAGTGGCCAGGAATGGGAAAGCCTGTGCGACGGCTGCGGCCTGTGCTGTCTGAACAAGCTGGAAGATTGGGACACCGGCGAAGTGGTGTTCACGTCGGTCCGCTGTCAGCTGCTCGACGGTGAAAGCTGTCGGTGCTCCGACTATGAGAACCGCCGCGCCACCGTGCCGGACTGTATCCAGCTTGATTTGAAAAAGGTGCACGAAATCGGCTGGCTGCCGCCCACCTGCGCCTACGCGCTGGTACGCGATGGCAAGGATCTGTACTGGTGGCACTATCTCGTCTCCGGCGACGTGAACACGGTGCATCAGGCCGGCATTTCCGCGCGCGGCCGCACCGTCAACGAGCTGGACGTGGAGGTTGACGATTTCGAGGATTATGTGGTGGACTGGCCGCTCACAGTGGGTGAGACGGCGGGCGAAAAAGAGAATAGCTGA
- the blaOXA gene encoding class D beta-lactamase encodes MRYRLPAIVLSCIALQGILPLSASAQQSQAFECTLVTSIETGAVINQQGACDQRVAPASTFKVPLALIGYDAGILLDDKTPSWDWKPGTEARAQDRKTVDPTIWEQDSVLWYSRELTRRLGPEKFAAYVKRLGYGNADVSGEPGKNNGLTHSWLGASLTVSPVEQVGFIRRLLAGNLPVSRDAQAKTRAIVPVFDAPESWSVHGKTGTGFMRDEKGNPDRSRPFGWFVGWAEREGQHIVFARLRVADKPSSEPLGPAVRDAFLRDIARLAVHR; translated from the coding sequence ATGCGCTATCGGCTGCCCGCCATCGTTCTTTCGTGCATTGCCCTTCAGGGTATTCTGCCGCTTTCCGCCTCCGCCCAGCAATCGCAGGCTTTTGAATGCACACTGGTCACCTCCATCGAGACCGGCGCTGTCATCAACCAGCAGGGCGCCTGCGATCAGCGCGTGGCGCCGGCCTCCACCTTCAAGGTGCCGTTGGCTCTGATCGGTTATGACGCCGGCATCCTGCTGGATGACAAGACCCCCTCATGGGACTGGAAACCCGGCACGGAAGCCCGCGCGCAGGACCGCAAGACGGTTGATCCGACCATATGGGAGCAGGATTCGGTGCTGTGGTATTCGCGCGAACTCACCCGCCGCCTCGGCCCGGAAAAATTCGCCGCCTATGTCAAACGGCTGGGTTACGGCAATGCCGATGTCTCGGGTGAGCCCGGCAAGAATAACGGTCTCACCCATTCCTGGCTCGGTGCTTCCCTGACCGTTTCCCCGGTCGAGCAGGTGGGCTTCATCCGCCGCCTTCTGGCCGGAAATCTGCCGGTTTCGCGCGACGCGCAGGCAAAGACGCGGGCGATCGTGCCGGTGTTCGATGCGCCGGAGAGCTGGAGCGTGCACGGCAAGACCGGCACAGGCTTCATGCGCGACGAAAAAGGCAACCCCGACCGAAGCCGCCCCTTCGGCTGGTTCGTTGGCTGGGCGGAGCGCGAAGGCCAGCACATCGTCTTCGCAAGGCTTCGCGTTGCCGACAAGCCGTCGAGTGAACCGCTCGGCCCCGCAGTGCGCGACGCCTTCCTGCGCGATATTGCCCGGCTGGCAGTGCACAGATGA
- a CDS encoding class I SAM-dependent DNA methyltransferase yields the protein MADASNDVIKLYTDHGVDFDRLRGRSLAEKPWLDRFTSLLPQGGSILDIGCGSGEPIAGYFIGNGYDVTGIDTSYPLIEICRTRFPEKRWVVADMRELELSCRFDGLIAWHSFFHLKADDQRRMFGIFRQHANDGAALMFTAGPGHGEATGTLQGKPLYHASLAREEYESLLAAHGFRLLDHIVNDPDCGGATIYLARRVAA from the coding sequence ATGGCGGACGCCTCCAACGATGTGATCAAGCTCTACACCGACCATGGGGTTGATTTCGACAGGCTGCGCGGTCGCTCCCTCGCCGAAAAACCCTGGCTGGATCGGTTCACGTCGCTTTTGCCGCAGGGCGGATCCATCCTCGATATCGGCTGCGGTTCAGGCGAGCCGATTGCCGGCTACTTCATCGGCAACGGATATGACGTGACCGGCATCGATACGTCATATCCCCTGATAGAAATTTGCCGCACCAGATTTCCGGAAAAGCGCTGGGTGGTGGCCGATATGCGTGAACTCGAATTGAGTTGCCGCTTCGACGGGTTGATTGCCTGGCATAGTTTTTTCCATCTGAAAGCCGACGATCAGCGCCGCATGTTCGGTATTTTCCGGCAGCACGCCAATGACGGCGCCGCACTGATGTTCACGGCCGGGCCGGGACACGGGGAAGCGACGGGGACCCTTCAGGGAAAACCGCTTTACCATGCCAGCCTCGCTCGCGAAGAATATGAAAGCCTGCTTGCCGCGCACGGGTTTCGACTTCTCGACCACATCGTCAACGATCCCGATTGCGGTGGGGCGACGATTTATCTCGCCAGACGTGTGGCGGCGTAA
- the cueR gene encoding Cu(I)-responsive transcriptional regulator produces the protein MNIGQASDASGVSAKMIRYYEQIGLITPAARTGNNYRVYGEQDVHNLRFIKRARTLGFSLEETETLLKLWQDKSRESSAVKDIALGHIADLEQKIAEMKGMVKTLSHLAHCCGGDHRPDCPILDDLAAGVEKAAHKPAKAH, from the coding sequence ATGAATATCGGACAGGCTTCGGATGCATCCGGCGTTTCCGCCAAGATGATCCGTTATTACGAGCAGATCGGCCTCATCACCCCTGCCGCCCGCACCGGCAACAACTACCGGGTCTATGGCGAGCAGGACGTGCATAATCTCCGCTTTATCAAGCGGGCACGCACGCTTGGCTTCTCGCTGGAGGAGACCGAAACGCTCCTGAAACTCTGGCAGGACAAGAGCCGCGAGAGTTCGGCGGTGAAGGACATTGCGCTCGGCCATATCGCCGATCTCGAGCAGAAGATTGCCGAGATGAAGGGCATGGTGAAGACGCTGTCCCACCTTGCCCATTGCTGCGGCGGCGACCACCGGCCGGATTGCCCGATCCTCGATGATCTAGCGGCCGGCGTCGAAAAGGCCGCCCACAAGCCTGCGAAGGCCCACTGA
- a CDS encoding MFS transporter, with protein sequence MEMTEKNSWSELLGGANLSLLTVISSGIGLHAFNQFAVVTALPVAVREIGGAAFYSWAYSLYFVGSVAGGVTAVLFRERFGARSVLFLCCLIFSFGSVMSALADSFLWVVIGRALQGLADGLIVAVCYSLIPAGFRSALLPKVFAIEAAIWAVASFVGPLTGGFATEHISWRATFLLSAPLIVLLLAYTAIAVSAERSVATSRKPMVPLLLCLVGALAFSAPSAFEDAGLRIMSLLVGAALLWASLKAGIQPSTGLFPRDSFRLKTVLGSGFWVLFLMSYAHALGSVYLAYVAINLWHHEPTFAGFIVVTMPLAWSFVAMLIGSLRSGRLRQLCLHYGPYQMVPGCALLGLGLATGNWPEMLIGQILIGSAFGMSWAGISQAAMEAAPEEERKMTGALLPTVATLGAAAGAGASGTVAAASDLVLQIDRADVTMPMLYLYGLGVIVSLLAILTTRGLRSGQR encoded by the coding sequence ATGGAAATGACGGAGAAAAATAGCTGGTCGGAATTGCTTGGTGGGGCGAACCTCTCGCTTCTGACCGTCATTTCCTCCGGTATCGGCCTGCATGCCTTCAACCAGTTTGCAGTAGTCACGGCCCTGCCGGTCGCGGTGCGCGAGATTGGCGGCGCGGCCTTCTATAGCTGGGCCTACAGCCTCTATTTCGTCGGTTCCGTGGCAGGCGGTGTCACCGCCGTTCTGTTTCGCGAGCGTTTTGGCGCACGCAGCGTTCTATTCCTGTGCTGCCTTATCTTTTCCTTCGGCTCCGTCATGTCGGCGCTCGCTGACAGCTTTTTATGGGTCGTCATCGGCCGGGCGTTGCAGGGACTTGCCGATGGCCTGATCGTGGCCGTGTGTTACAGCCTCATACCTGCCGGCTTTCGCTCGGCTCTACTGCCGAAGGTCTTTGCCATCGAGGCGGCCATCTGGGCGGTGGCGTCCTTCGTCGGGCCGCTCACCGGCGGGTTTGCCACGGAGCACATCTCCTGGCGCGCCACATTCCTGTTGTCTGCGCCGCTGATCGTGCTGCTGCTGGCCTATACGGCGATTGCGGTCTCGGCGGAACGGTCGGTCGCGACCTCGCGCAAGCCGATGGTGCCGCTGCTCCTTTGCCTTGTTGGCGCATTGGCTTTCTCCGCACCCTCCGCCTTTGAGGATGCCGGTCTGCGCATCATGTCGCTGCTGGTTGGTGCGGCCCTGTTGTGGGCATCGCTGAAGGCGGGCATCCAGCCTTCCACTGGCCTGTTCCCCAGGGATTCCTTCCGGTTGAAAACGGTACTTGGCAGCGGTTTCTGGGTGCTGTTCCTGATGTCCTATGCCCACGCACTCGGCAGCGTCTATCTCGCTTATGTCGCCATCAATCTTTGGCACCATGAGCCGACCTTCGCCGGTTTTATCGTCGTGACGATGCCGCTTGCCTGGAGCTTCGTGGCAATGCTGATCGGCAGCCTGCGTTCGGGCCGCCTGCGGCAGCTTTGCCTGCATTACGGACCCTACCAGATGGTGCCGGGCTGTGCGCTGCTCGGGCTTGGGCTGGCGACGGGGAACTGGCCGGAAATGCTGATCGGGCAGATATTGATCGGTTCAGCTTTCGGCATGTCCTGGGCAGGCATCAGCCAGGCGGCCATGGAAGCCGCGCCGGAAGAGGAGCGCAAGATGACGGGCGCGCTGCTGCCTACGGTCGCGACGCTGGGTGCCGCGGCCGGTGCGGGTGCAAGCGGCACCGTTGCTGCCGCGAGCGATCTCGTTCTGCAGATCGATCGTGCGGATGTGACGATGCCGATGCTCTATCTCTATGGGCTGGGTGTCATCGTCTCGCTTCTGGCGATCCTGACAACCCGCGGCTTGCGAAGCGGACAGCGCTGA
- a CDS encoding glycoside hydrolase family 32 protein, translating to MTVVEAVAAEPESAIRILHTDLPVNATFHVWLKAKKPAEPGAVSFSNANGKFAEVSSLNTEEFGFRIYQVFGGGHVELSYDTVTTAVSVIYWFTAADVLETGITVVHTKPDNAAPELPDSYHFRPPFGWMNDPNGFGRFEGRPHLFYQHYSHGLRWNTMHWGHAVSSDYLRWRHLPIFLFPSEDLTTRPDKRGGAYSGSTIPLVEGSGIRVFFTEQVQDRIPEQQIQLTATSSDLIMAGQAEVILGHRPDGQGLTPDFRDPYVFRGPDGLWKMLLGSQSDGGGVILLYETLDPTAASGWTYVGKLWVETRYKTTAIECPCLLPLDGPANARSTRWVLVYGLMHSEDPETGRKNLTMADVGWFDGKVFTKEFGQELDFGTDNYAFQAFLDGDSIIGIGWLANWADANPEIDFPTSMTLPRRIHYSNGELLTPPIGAAESLRSHIVDRTRLAAGERVTFINGAVEMLIELASPGTPFELVLDHPVVTLGLIADETGLWIRHDDGRDGPSPHYIARGARASHIRVFLDYGSIEVFANRGRYVGTKRIEGFEPVRSALLKAAPGAVVHATSWALRP from the coding sequence ATGACCGTCGTTGAAGCCGTAGCCGCCGAGCCGGAAAGCGCAATCCGCATCCTGCACACCGATCTGCCTGTTAACGCCACTTTCCATGTGTGGCTGAAGGCGAAAAAACCGGCGGAACCCGGCGCCGTCTCCTTTTCCAATGCGAATGGAAAATTCGCTGAGGTTTCAAGCCTCAACACGGAAGAGTTCGGATTTAGAATCTATCAGGTCTTCGGCGGCGGCCATGTGGAACTGAGCTACGATACTGTCACGACCGCCGTTTCCGTCATCTACTGGTTCACTGCCGCCGACGTGCTGGAAACCGGCATAACCGTCGTCCATACCAAGCCGGACAATGCCGCACCGGAACTGCCTGACAGCTACCACTTCCGCCCGCCCTTCGGCTGGATGAACGATCCGAACGGCTTTGGCCGGTTCGAAGGACGGCCGCATCTGTTCTACCAGCATTATTCACACGGGCTGCGCTGGAACACCATGCATTGGGGCCACGCGGTTTCCTCCGATTACCTCCGCTGGAGGCATCTGCCGATCTTCCTCTTCCCTTCCGAGGACCTGACGACGCGGCCGGACAAGCGCGGCGGCGCTTATTCCGGCTCGACAATTCCTTTGGTCGAAGGTTCGGGCATCCGCGTGTTCTTCACCGAGCAGGTGCAGGATCGCATTCCCGAACAGCAGATCCAGCTCACCGCCACTTCTTCCGATCTCATCATGGCCGGACAGGCCGAAGTCATTCTCGGCCATCGCCCGGACGGACAGGGGCTGACGCCGGATTTCCGCGATCCTTACGTCTTTCGCGGCCCGGATGGACTTTGGAAAATGCTGCTCGGAAGTCAGAGCGACGGTGGCGGCGTCATCCTGCTTTACGAGACGCTGGACCCGACGGCGGCGTCAGGCTGGACCTATGTGGGCAAGCTTTGGGTGGAAACGCGCTACAAGACCACTGCCATTGAATGCCCCTGCCTTCTGCCGCTCGACGGCCCGGCCAATGCCCGATCCACGCGCTGGGTTCTGGTCTATGGGCTGATGCATTCAGAAGACCCTGAAACCGGCCGCAAGAACCTGACCATGGCCGATGTCGGCTGGTTCGACGGCAAGGTCTTCACCAAGGAATTTGGGCAGGAGCTGGATTTCGGCACCGACAATTACGCCTTCCAGGCGTTTCTGGATGGCGACAGCATCATCGGCATCGGCTGGCTCGCCAATTGGGCGGATGCCAATCCGGAGATCGATTTCCCGACATCCATGACGCTGCCGCGCCGGATCCACTATTCGAACGGCGAGCTACTGACCCCGCCAATCGGTGCGGCGGAAAGCCTGCGAAGCCATATTGTCGATCGCACGCGGTTGGCGGCCGGGGAGCGCGTCACCTTCATCAACGGTGCGGTGGAGATGCTGATCGAGCTTGCTTCGCCCGGCACACCGTTCGAGTTGGTGCTCGATCATCCCGTGGTCACACTGGGCCTCATCGCCGATGAAACGGGCCTGTGGATCCGCCATGATGACGGGCGCGATGGCCCCTCGCCGCACTATATCGCCAGAGGGGCAAGGGCCTCGCACATCCGCGTCTTTCTGGACTACGGATCCATCGAAGTGTTCGCCAACCGCGGCCGGTATGTGGGGACAAAACGCATAGAGGGTTTCGAGCCCGTGCGTTCAGCGCTCCTCAAGGCAGCACCGGGGGCTGTAGTGCACGCCACCAGCTGGGCGCTGCGTCCGTGA
- a CDS encoding sensor histidine kinase, translating to MPEFPYDDSEMGEAIRRFDWASTSTGPIETWPVSLKTTVQMILKQGHAICLFWGPDLNIVYNDAYRPFLGLKEEGALGKPFHIIWSDVWNDVKPFVDQALSGKGTFAEDMHLVMDRNGYPEDTYWTFSYSPLYDDQGKIAGLIDIAVDTTGAVQSRSREDLLRRELVHRVKNTMAITTAVVSATLRHSQTLEDARDTIKRRIAALGNAQNLIHASGKGASISALVRESVYPHLDDKARVTISGPDMEIAPQQALGLSLAIYELATNAMKYGALSNESGKIEIFWTLDEDDRFELRWRETDGPAVRTPTRTGFGSRLTNQIVAAYFSGEGRTFYHPDGLLFELDGKYEAGDGETSGG from the coding sequence GTGCCAGAGTTCCCCTATGACGACAGTGAAATGGGCGAGGCCATCCGCCGCTTCGACTGGGCGTCGACAAGCACGGGGCCGATAGAGACATGGCCGGTATCACTCAAAACCACCGTGCAGATGATCCTCAAGCAAGGCCATGCAATCTGTCTGTTCTGGGGGCCTGACCTCAACATCGTCTACAACGACGCCTACCGCCCGTTTCTCGGGCTGAAGGAAGAGGGTGCGCTCGGCAAGCCGTTTCACATCATCTGGTCCGATGTCTGGAACGATGTGAAACCCTTCGTTGATCAGGCACTCTCCGGCAAGGGCACGTTCGCCGAGGACATGCATCTCGTCATGGACCGCAACGGCTACCCCGAAGACACCTACTGGACCTTTTCCTACAGCCCGCTTTACGACGACCAGGGCAAGATCGCAGGGCTGATAGACATAGCCGTCGACACGACCGGAGCGGTGCAGAGCCGCAGCCGGGAGGATCTTCTGCGGCGCGAACTCGTCCACCGGGTCAAGAATACGATGGCGATCACCACGGCGGTCGTCAGCGCCACCCTGCGCCATTCGCAGACGCTTGAGGATGCGCGCGACACCATCAAAAGACGTATCGCAGCACTCGGCAACGCCCAGAACCTCATTCATGCTTCGGGAAAGGGTGCCAGCATCTCCGCGCTTGTCCGCGAGTCCGTTTATCCGCATCTCGACGACAAGGCGCGCGTAACGATTTCCGGACCGGACATGGAAATCGCGCCGCAACAGGCGCTGGGCCTGTCTCTGGCCATTTATGAACTGGCCACCAACGCGATGAAATATGGCGCACTTTCTAACGAGAGCGGCAAAATCGAAATCTTTTGGACGCTGGACGAGGATGACCGCTTCGAACTGCGCTGGCGCGAGACGGACGGACCTGCGGTCAGGACGCCGACGCGTACGGGTTTCGGCTCGCGGCTGACCAACCAGATCGTTGCGGCTTACTTCTCCGGCGAAGGCCGCACCTTCTATCATCCAGACGGGCTGCTGTTCGAGCTGGATGGCAAATACGAGGCTGGCGACGGCGAAACCTCTGGCGGTTGA